One Trichoderma asperellum chromosome 5, complete sequence genomic region harbors:
- a CDS encoding uncharacterized protein (EggNog:ENOG41) yields the protein MAPEVFFSVCYGDRQPPKAIQDLHTFTPAILDGYCRHRVQSEDYPAIIAEQGHCVRGVYATGLTEANLQKLDIFEGNEYERIDTKVRLLKREGDKEVDGEVKEASVYVFLNPDALEKREWDFEDFRQNKMKLWTRGDWVFPDDNRTANVVGA from the exons ATGGCTCCCGAAGTGTTCTTTAGCGTTTGCTATGGTGATAGACAGCCACCAAAGGCGATCCAGGACCTCCACACATTCACGCCTGCTATTCTAGATGGTTACTGTCGCCACAGAGTTCAGTCTGAAGACTACCCAGCCATCATTGCGGAGCAAGGACACTGCGTGCGGGGTGTGTATGCAACTGGCCTGACGGAGGCTAATTTGCAAAAGCTGGATATTTTTGAAGGGAATGAGTATGAACGGATTGACACCAAGGTCAGGTTGCTGAAGAGGGAGGGTGACAAAGAAGTCGACGGAGAGGTGAAGGAGGCGTCCGTATATGTGTTCCTGAACCCGGACGCGCTGGAGAAGCGCGAATGGGATTTTGAAGACTTTCGCCAAAACAAAATGAAGCTGTGGACACGAGGAGACTGGGTGTTTCCCGATG ATAATCGGACGGCGAATGTCGTCGGCGCTTAG